CCCAATCGTCAAATATTCCGTTGGTATTGGTTACTTTATTCCATCTATCATAAACATCTTCTACATTTCCAGCTTGTCTGTAATGCTCCTCAATTTTTATGATTTCATTTTTAAACTGGATTTTGTTTTTGTCCAATTTAGAAGCATATAGCATCAAAATATCAGCAGACTTGTCTTGTTGAAAATAGGTCATTAACTGACCGCCATTTGTTTCAGTCTTTTTAAACTCTTTTTCAAATTCTTTTCCCCAAGTCTTACATTCTATCATTAAATAGGCAGAGCCATCTTTACGAGTAACAAGAATATCTAGCCAACCACCGCTTGCTCCGTGTCCGACTGTGTATTTTTTTTCTAAGATTATATGTTCTAGTTTATAACCTTTTTCTAGTAATCTGTCTATACATTCTAAAACAACCCAATTTTCAGTTTGTGAAAAATTTTGAGTAGTTGTTCTTCCTCCAATTATTTTGTTTCCGAAATCAAATTGTTGTTTTTCAAAATCAATTTCAATAGAATATCCGTTATAGTTTTTATGAAAAATTCCAGAAGTATTTTCTCTAGGTATAAATCCTAATACTTGTATGAGTTTTTTTGTATCCATCTCAATTAGAATTTTAATTTTCCTTGTTTTGCGTTTATTGCTTTGATATAAGTTGACTGGTCTTCTGCAACTTTAAATATTCTATCAGAACATTTATATTCAAAAGCTTCTTTTGCGAATTTATCAGCAAAATACAAGTCTTTAACTTGGCTATAATCTAGTTCAAATAATTGGGCGAGTAATTTCAATTTGCCAACTGGAAATTTTTTATGGTCATTTTCAATTTTACTAACAGCAGGTGTATTAATTTTGACTTTCGCTCCGAATTCAGTCTGACTCCAACCTTTTTCTTCTCGGTGAATTTTTATGTAGTTTCCGAAACTTGCCATTAGTTTATTATACTTTTTATTGTTTTACCCAATTTTGGCAAAGTTATATATTTCTCAGTCTTTAAACAATTTTTTTTTGACATATAAAAATCATCTTCATAAAACTTATTGTCAGTGTTGGGAAAAGGCAAGCTCTTTTTATTTTTTGAGGCACGAAAAAAATGAAATGTGCGCGTCTGTGCGTCTGGATTCAGCTGTCTCGTCCTAAAATAGGGCTACAGTTAATTATTAAAATTTATGCTACATTTTTGTGCACGTAATTAGGTGTTTTATAATCTAAAGATAAATGTAATCTTTTATTATTATATAATTTGATTGCATTTTTTGTTGCTTTTTTGGCGTGATTGATATTTGTAAATGTTTGGTCGAGGAAGAATTCATCTTTTAAAATTCCGTTAACTCTTTCGGCCATTGCGTTTTCGTAGCAATGATTTTCTTGGGTCATACTGATTTGTATCTTTTTTCTTTTCAAAATTTGAGTATAAACATTGCTACAATATTGTATTCCTCTATCAGAATGATGTATGATTTCTTCGGTATTTTTAGTTTGATAAATAGCTTTATTTAAAGCTCTAACACAGCCTTTAAGTTCTAAACTATCACTAATATCATAGCCTACTATTTTTCTTGAATACATATCAGTAATAAGTGCTAAATAACAAAATCCATTTATAGTTCTTATATAGGTAATATCCGAAGCCCAAACTTGGTTAGGTCTATTAATGATCAGGTCTTTTATGATATTTTTATATTTATAAAAACGATGGTAAGAGTTGGTTGTTTTAGAAGAATATTTTTTCCTTCTAATTAACAAATTATTTTCTTTTAAGATTCTAAATAACTGGTCTCTACCTATATTTATATTCTGTTTCCTAAAATCATTATGTAAGGATTTCATTAGCTTTCTAGTACCTTCTCTGGGTAATGTTTTCCTGCTTTTTTTAACAA
This window of the Flavobacteriaceae bacterium genome carries:
- a CDS encoding helix-turn-helix domain-containing protein — encoded protein: MASFGNYIKIHREEKGWSQTEFGAKVKINTPAVSKIENDHKKFPVGKLKLLAQLFELDYSQVKDLYFADKFAKEAFEYKCSDRIFKVAEDQSTYIKAINAKQGKLKF
- a CDS encoding IS3 family transposase; the protein is MKIAPINRKKRRYAIATICNAFELKRDAYYKYQKRFVLKKQIEQNVIMLVKKSRKTLPREGTRKLMKSLHNDFRKQNINIGRDQLFRILKENNLLIRRKKYSSKTTNSYHRFYKYKNIIKDLIINRPNQVWASDITYIRTINGFCYLALITDMYSRKIVGYDISDSLELKGCVRALNKAIYQTKNTEEIIHHSDRGIQYCSNVYTQILKRKKIQISMTQENHCYENAMAERVNGILKDEFFLDQTFTNINHAKKATKNAIKLYNNKRLHLSLDYKTPNYVHKNVA